DNA from Hippocampus zosterae strain Florida chromosome 18, ASM2543408v3, whole genome shotgun sequence:
CATTGTTGGACACAAAGTTGACCAGAAACGTTCACTGAATTTCGAGTAAATCAAATATTCCAATCACAATTCATGTCTAACTTACATTGTCAAAGCGGATTTCCTGGAATCAGTCCGCTCCAGAAGACGTTAGTCACATCTAGGTGTTGATTGGTTTAATTCAAAATCCTTTCGTCCAATCGTCGAGCAACTTTTGCGCCGACTCTTCTCAAACCCACCAATGAAAGCTGTTTCATCCAAATAAAAACGCGCGGTCGCCGAAATACGTCTATTCGATATAGTTACAGGATGGCAAGGACGAAGCAGACCGCTCGAAAGTCCACCGGCGGCAAAGCTCCCAGGAAGCAGCTGGCCACTAAGGCTGCCCGCAAAAGTGCTCCGGCCACTGGCGGTGTTAAGAAGCCTCATCGCTACAGGCCCGGTACCGTTGCCCTCCGCGAGATCCGTCGCTACCAGAAGTCCACCGAGCTGTTGATCCGCAAGTTGCCCTTCCAGCGGTTGGTCAGGGAGATTGCTCAGGACTTCAAGACAGACCTACGCTTTCAGAGCTCGGCTGTCATGGCGCTTCAAGAGTCCAGTGAGGCTTACCTTGTCGGCCTGTTCGAGGACACCAATCTGTGCGCCATCCACGCGAAAAGGGTCACCATCATGCCCAAAGACATCCAGCTGGCTCGTCGCATCCGTGGAGAGAGGGCTTAAGCTTCCATTTCGCACACACAAAGGCTCTTTTAAGAGCCACAATATTTTCAACTAAAGTGTTTAGTTCTATAAATTTCACAACTACCATATTTGCACATAAACGTCTACCGTTATgttattataattaaaaaaaagttgcgaaATATGAAACTGCCTTTGTTAGTCACTACACTACCACCCATTTACTGAAACGGCAAAACTGAATCCCTCAGAAAACGACAGATACTTCACTTAGTCAAATTCTTAGTTGCTCTATTTTGTTCcccatttttaaattgcatcaATCATCGGAGAAGGTAATCTCCCCGCGACTGTCGCGCCCGTGCTGGAATCTATTCCAGTCGATTTAggggtaggcggggtacaccctgatttGTTTGTCAGCCAATCGTGGGGCGCACAGCCAAAtagccattcacactcacaatcacggcTAAGGACAATATAGAGTGGTCAGTTAACCTAGCGCACGTGGGAAGAAACCGCAGTAACCCTACAGGCACTAGAACAGACGCGACGCAGGAAGGCCAGGACCCGGGATCGAGCGCATGACCTTTGTACTGCGAGACAGACGTGCAACTAGTCGGTACCGTGCCACCTTTAAAACTCCATAACGTGTTCTCCTTTTCTTCTTGCACCgaatttaaatgtttaaaataccccttttattttctcaagtcctgctcttgtatttttttttcatcttgtacACTTTGTTGGTTGCTTCTACGTTGGCCGTGTTGTGATTATAGATTGAATGTTCTTGAAGTTCGTGAGGTTGTGAGCCACAGCCCACCTCGAACCTCTACAGTAGGTTTCTACATAGTAGAGCATGAGCGAGGCTTTTTCAGTGATCGATCGTTTACATTAACATATacatctatatacatatatttttttattgtgcaaCGTTTTCTTTGAAGCCTTTTTACACCAAAATGATCTGATTTGAATAAACAATTGCGCCACCCTTAAAATTTGTCCAACAGACATTTTATGTCTATGGGAGCGTTTCAGGATACTTATCTGTAGACGTAATCTccgaaaaagacacaaaaataggAAGTTACAAAACAGTAGGGCGGTTTCAGTTGTAGCTTTTTGCTGATTGGACAACCGTTTTCTCGCACCTTTTGACCAATCACTGAACAGCTAGACGGTGTATAAATACAATGCTTCGCAGCGTTTTAAGTCGCTAACAAGCAGTGGAAAAACTTCAAAAATGTCCGGACGTGGTAAATCTAGCAAGGTTAGGGCGAAGGCAAGGAGTCGTTCCTCCCGTGCCGGTCTTCAGTTCCCGGTCGGTCGTGTCCTTAGACTGCTACGCAGAGGTAACTATGCCCAGCGCATTGGTGCTGGTGCTCCTGTATACCTGGCAGCTGTACTCGAGTACCTGACTGCTGAGATCTTGGAGTTGGCCGGCAATGCTGCCCGCGATAATAAGAAGACCAGGATCATCCCACGTCATCTTCAGCTGGCGGTCCGCAACGACGAGGAACTCAACAAACTTCTTGGCGGAGTCACCATTGCTCAGGGTGGCGTGTTGCCCAACATCCAGGCTGTGCTGCTCCCCAAGAAGGCAGATAAGGTCAAAGCTAAGTAGACCTGCTTGAAATTTCCTACATCCCACAAAAGGCTCTTTTAAGAGCCACCTACTTTATTCAAGAGTTCAACTTCCCTTAATTCTAGAATCAGTGGTCCTCTCTTACACCTGCATTTAAATTGAGAGCAGTTATTCTCTGACAGATTGGGGGTCAGAGACATGCAGTCCCCAGCTCGTTTTCAGCTACCTTCAAAGTGAATTGAATATTCATGAGGGCATTTGCACGGAATAAATTTAATGACTAATTAGGGCCTTTTTTGCAAGGCTGTAGCATCTTATTGTGCAATGTTGAAAGTGACTTTCAAACATTAAGAgacaaaggttttcttttcttactcacaatggagacattctcaatttacagcagcaaaaattgaAGGGAAGAAAGTTGAAGAACAAGTATTTGCATACacaccaaaaaatgaaaacctcAGTTTATAATTTGTGGGGGCTCATGTCGTTTGACCTGGGTGTAATGTTTTGTgaaattgtcatttgtgataaaatgaacaattttgaaGTAACATGCACTGAGATTCCTTTATTGGAATGTCCAAGAAGAGACTTCCAGATAAAAATGGAGAGGAGGGACAGGAGGGAGTGTGGATGTTGATGTTTAGGCAGAAATTAAGGAAAATTTGCAGCACATTTATTAAATCATCATATCATTTTTAGGCGTAGCAGTGTTTGTAATTAGTTTTCACTATTGTATGTGcttaaatatgaaaaataagtttTGTGAAATTTGTGTATGAAACTGACGCATGTAAACTACATCTGGTGTATAGAGTATTCAGACAACTGCAATAACACCACAGTGCGGAAAACTCCTTCAAAGACAATTACGTGTACACAATACGTGTTGATTTCATCACTAACTCGAAAAATCCATGTTTGTCAGATTTTACTTTTAAAACAACATTCTTACTTGAGTTGTGCTGAGTGAAGCTCCTCCTCGCAAGCTTGCATCAGCTGTTCTCTTTCAGGTCCGCAGTCTTGTAATAAGAGTACCCGCCCTCAGCAGTCATGCATCGTTACACGTCACATTTGAATCTTGTTGAGAACATGTCTGGAAGAGGCAAGGGAGGTAAAGGTCTCGGAAAAGGAGGCGCCAAGCGTCACCGTAAGGTCCTCCGCGACAACATCCAGGGCATCACCAAGCCTGCAATTCGTCGTTTGGCACGCCGCGGAGGGGTCAAGCGTATCTCCGGTCTCATCTACGAGGAGACCCGTGGCGTACTCAAGGTCTTCTTGGAAAACGTCATCCGTGATGCTGTCACATATACCGAGCACGCCAAGAGAAAGACCGTCACTGCTATGGACGTGGTGTACGCGCTCAAGAGACAAGGACGCACTCTTTACGGATTCGGCGGTTAGACTTATCCTTCGCCCAATCTACCAAACAAACTAAAGGTCCTTTTAAGGACCATCCACTACCACTAACAAGAACTTTCACATTGCCTTTGCCTTGTTGATTTTGGTTGAGTAGACACTCAGCCGGGTGTCAATAACAAACAATCAGCCAGAGAAGAATAGTATTTGAAAAGATCGGGAtcaattttgtacaaaaatttaattttgatttagaaTTGTGACAATGTTTGGACGAAAGTGTATAATGGATTAAGGTAACGTTTTTGAAAAAAGTATTAACCATTAGTTTTACACACATACCTAAATAACTTCAATCGGGTACATATATTTCAGTTAAAGCACACTGTAGATTTAATAGGGAAATTATATAAGGTATATCAATTTTACCAGTTTGTTTTGGCATCTCAGCACCTAACGCTGTCAGAAATAcccattaaaaatgtatatggCCACGCATCTTGTATCTTGGTGGGTGTTACGGAAAACTCGTCTTGGCCTTCTCCCTTCGATGACGGCAACATCAtgttcaattcagatttttctaTTGAAAATGATAATTGTTTACTCACCAAAGAAGTTAGGCATGCTCTTGATAGAAGTGAGTACTGCCAGTGTCGACTTTTGGAAACCTCACTACGAGTAGATACAATAGTTACATACCACATTGGACAAAgcttaaaacatttgaattgagAGGAATAGATTCTCTTTGAGAATGTTGTGTGGCTCTGAAAAGAGCCTTTGTGGGGGCGCAGGAAGTGACGAACAGCTCTACTTAGCCTTGGCTTTCTCGGTCTTCTTGGGCAGCAGAACAGTCTGAATGTTGGGCAACACGCCACCCTGGGCAATGGTGACTCCGCCAAGGAGTTTGTTGAGCTCCTCGTCGTTACGGACAGCCAGCTGCAGATGACGAGGGATGATTCTCGTTTTCTTGTTGTCGCGGGCCGCGTTACCGGCCAGCTCCAGAATTTCGGCAGTCAGGTACTCTAGTACAGCCGCCAGGTAGATGGGAGCGCCACCGCCGATCCGTCGGGCATAATTCCCTTTCCGGAGCAGCCTGTGGACACGACCCACCGGAAACTGAAGACCTGCACGGGAGGAACGACTCTTGGACTTTGCCCTAGATTTGGCGGATTTACCACGCCCTGACATAGTTAATTTTTAATAATTACAATGACTTGATGCTTCCACTTTCGCGAAGCAGCGCACTTATACACAACGAAGCTGCTCAATGATTGGTCAGGAGGTGCGGGGAAGCGGTTATCCAATCAGCAAAAAGCTACAATTGCAGCCGCCCCTCCTGCTTCGAAGGTTTCGTGTTCAGACAAGTTTGCCTGATCTGAGGTGCACCAAAACTCAACTCATCTAAACTATCGATCACCGAGAGAACCTCACTCTCTATCAACGTTCTGTAGTGTAGTTTCGTGGGGTTGGAAGGCGCACTCACAGAAGCAAGTGCCAAAGAGTAATTATATGTAGATATGCTTATATGAGAAGTgacatttgaaattcaaatctAAACCAAGCGCAGAATAAGCGCCATTGAGAACTAGTTAGCTCAATTGTTTTACACTGAAGTGTTGTGGTTGCAGAAAAGGTGTGACATTTCCATttcatcttatttgttttaagaTAAAATCAATACTAGTTTGCAAAGCGATAAAACTACTAGGAATACAAGCTTTCAGATGAAAATATTGTGGCTCTTAAaagagccattttggttttagaACGGAAGCTTAAGCTCGCTCTCCGCGGATGCGACGAGCCAGCTGGATGTCTTTGGGCATGATAGTGACCCGCTTGGCGTGAATGGCGCACAGATTGGTGTCTTCAAAGAGGCCGACAAGATAGGCCTCACTGGACTCCTGAAGCGCCATGACGGCCGAGCTCTGGAAGCGCAGGTCGGTTTTGAAATCTTGAGCAATTTCCCTGACCAATCGCTGGAAGGGTAGCTTGCGGATGAGCAATTCGGTAGACTTCTGATAGCGGCGGATCTCGCGAAGGGCCACGGTACCGGGCCTGTAACGATGAGGTTTCTTCACACCGCCGGTGGCCGGGGCACTCTTGCGGGCAGCTTTTGTAGCCAACTGCTTCCTCGGAGCTTTTCCACCGGTGGATTTACGGGCTGTCTGCTTAGTTCTTGCCATTTTGACGCTAGGTTATTTTGGACGAAAGAGTAGTCGGATGAGCGCGAGTGCGCATTTATATCCTGACGCGGCAGCGCTGATTCGTGAAACGGGGATGAGCCCGCGCTGAAGCTGCTCGAGTATTGGACACAAGGATTTTGAATTAAACCAATCGCCACTTACAACTTCCGAGTTGACCGATACCCGGAAATCTGTTACGAGGAAGTAAATTATATGTAAATTTTAGTTCAATATTTCATTTAACTAGTAATGTCGAAGTGGGCTTCGCAGCTGCACAGTTTCAATCATTGGGTTCGAGCAAAGAGGTAATTCCTGGACGTTTCACgtgcacacaaaaacatttgttggCCATGTGTCTATCTGCAGCTATCCACGGTTTGTGATGCACCGATATTCGCGTCAGTTTGGTCTCTTGGGCATgacgatttaaaaaatacatatgacGAAATAATTCGTCGACATAAAGTGCATAGGCCTAATACGACATTTATTCGGCGTGAGCAAATGTCTCAGATCCTTTCACATATCACAAGCCAGCTATTTTCTAACGTATTTCGTTTTCCCCCTTCCTGGTGAGTTATTGTGCTCGCTTTTGTTAGAACGCAAACAACTCATTATTGAATAAACGATTAAAACGTACAAAAGCAATACAAACACTAGCGGCCACGGCCTTAAAAGGCGTACGCTCATCGACGTCACCAAATACCTGCTTCCTTCCCctaaaagggggggaaaaaagtcttcTTACCCTGATAAGCTGTGACATTTGGCTGCCACCAAGTGGTCTTGGGACGTAGTGCCCGCATGAGGCGAAATATGTGCAAATATGTTTATTAATCACAGTGTCTCGTTTATAGTTCGATTTGGCCACACCTTAATACACATCAATTTGAGCTCACAGTTAGAGACAACAAACGGAATCACTCCTTGAGAGATGTGGGTGGCTCTTAAAAGAGCCGTTGAGGACATTGTAGAAGCAGATTACTTGGAGCTGGTATATTTGGTGACGGCCTTGGTGCCCTCAGACACGGCGTGCTTGGCCAGCTCACCGGGTAGCAGGAGACGCACAGCAGTCTGAATCTCCCTGGATGTGATGGTGGTACGCTTGTTGTAGTGAGCCAGGCGAGACGCTTCAGAAGCAATGCGCTCAAAAATATCGTTGACGAAGGAGTTCATAATGCTCATTGCCTTCGAAGAGATGCCAGTATCCGGGTGGACCTGTTTTAGTACCTTGTAGACATAGATGGCATAGGACTGCTTCCTGGGCTTCCTCTTCTTCTGGCCTGTCTTGCTGGTTGCCTTTGAGACGGCTTTCTTGGAACCTTTCTTGGCGGCGGGCTTCAGTGGTTCAGGCATGTTGACTGGAGTTCAGTGATCGGCAACTCGATTGAAATGTGAATTCGTGAGTTTGGTACATTTATATTCGTCTCATGTAGATTTTGCTGCGCTAGCGCTACATGTTCATTGGCTGAAACTCTGCTTTGAAAAGCGTCACTCCACTCGCaggcgttttttaaaaaaagggggcgcgGCTACAACCATCACGCTAACTTCATTTGCACGCGATCTTTTTtgagtagtgatgggaattccggctccttttagagagacGGCTCTTTTAGTTCGGCTCCCTATAAAGAGCCGGTtttttcggctcccaaatggctcctcagtttttttgttgcttaaattaatttaataccaaaaataaaaaataaaaagaagtactaatgcaaataatagacattatatcaaatatttattatttatatggctttatttatattcttctgaacatactcaacatggagtgctacaaaaataaaaacaaagcacaaagacccatctcaaaacaaggtcgtcaaaaagttccaatctccgaatgtgtatatttataagcttttaactatttgcagtaaaacaaaagtaaactttgaataccacacaacaaattataaattaaaatttgtaaaacaaaaagaaaaaaaagcagcatccaggtaaaggttttagcttgtctttagcgaagattggcatgaggaaaaaccaagtgcctcagctttgaggggttgatcatctttctcctctctgttaatatttgccctgttttggagaacattctctctgaggggacagatgttgcgacaacacacagccaacacaaaatggatgaaaatcccttgccatcattttacccagttcctcatcaattgtgttctgttttgctggttttatagctttttgcataaagtggctcatagagctctgggttgtacatctaggcagttgtgagattgcagtagcagcaacagttggagacacactagcaccttcattaatagctggttcccttgcttgtcttttctcttcaaattgtactgatgagtggatatttctgatgtgcctgtgcaggttatttgtggagcctgatctatgggatattttaaccttgcacagtctacatgCTGCCTttaaactatcaattaaattgaaatgagtccatatatcactgcgtttcctatccattttctcacctttccactttccaccgtgttgtttttttcactaactagctctctcgtctcctcgtctgtcttgttcgcgtgctgctcagtgtgctgctgtgtgtgtctctcttctttaacccctcccccttctctaaactgcagcgtgtgtgtgtgtgtgtgcgtgcgtgtgtaaccctccccttccggctccccaatgaggagccggcacccgatgaggtgggagccgactcccatcgttcacttcaaagagccggttcgttcgcgaacgacacatcactatttTAGAGACGTTTCAATAAATGTATTTCTTGAAAGTACATCATTAATGTCACAAAAATACACGCTACTCTAGATTTTTTTGGCGTtgcaatgttatttttgttccaGATTACTAATTTGCTGCAACCTTTTAGTTTCTTTTAGGAAGCTCTTCAGTCATCGTTTTAAAATTTTCTTTAGTGCGATGACATGTCTAATGTAAAGtgcattaaaaattaaatgatctAGTTCTACCTTATTTCTTTCGTCGTATTGGTACCGGTGTGTGCCGTTAGCAAACAATAGTGTCTCTCAACACTCCAAGGTTCTGCCACATAACACGAGTACAAAACAACGctacataaattaaaaaatttgaaataaaaactttatgaattatttttaaaagcagTAATACAAAAATAGGTTCTTAGTTGCGCATAACTTTGTTGAACCCCATGTGTacacattgatttaaaaaaatcttcgtCAAATCACAAATATAAATCTGTTTTAAGAAAATATGGTGACAGTAATCCAAGCGCCCAATTACTTTTTATTGAACAACAGCTAACATAAATTTCAAACGGAATTTATTGTGGGCGTCCTAAGATTGCATTCTGCACATAGCCAATTCGCATTAAGTCAGTTCCGGCTAACGTTCACTGCTTGTTATGCATACGTTTACGTGTTCATGTCTGCCAatataatgaatgaatactctTGTTAGAGGTAGTGAGTGGTCCTTAAAAGGACCTTTGATTGTTTGGTGGACTGGTCGAAGGATGAGTCTAACCGCCGAATCCATAAAGAGTACGTCCTTGTCTTTTGAGCGCGTAAACCACGTCCATCGCGGTTACGGTCTTTCTTTTGGCGTGCTCGGTATAGGTGACAGCGTCACGGATGACGTTCTCCAAGAAGACCTTGAGTACGCCACGGGTTTCCTCGTAGATGAGGCCGGAGATACGCTTGACCCCTCCGCGGCGTGCCAAACGACGAATTGCAGGCTTGGTGATGCCCTGGATGTTGTCGCGAAGAACCTTACGGTGACGCTTGGCGCCTCCTTTTCCGAGACCTTTACCTCCCTTACCTCTTCCAGACATGTTCTCTACAAGATTCAACTGTGACGTGTAACGAATCTGCCGAGGGCAGGTACTCTTATTACAACACTGCGGACCTGAAAGAGAACAGCGGATGCAATCTTGCGGGGAGGAGCTTCACTCGTCACTTCTTGATCCCTGAAAGAATTTTGTCGCGCTTCACTCGacgattttgtttttcaaataaagtTGATTACATAAACATGGAAGTTAATTAAGAAATGAACACGTTTACGTATACTACAATTGTACCTGAAGGTGATTTGTCTCACTGTGGTGCTATTGAAGTTGTCCGAACACTATACAACAAATGCAGTTAAATAAACGCCATCTGTGCTACATTAACTGAAATGTGTATAAAGTACAAAATGTAGAAAGTGTCAGACAGCTCTACCTGGTCTTGGCCTTCTGTCTTCTTGGGTAGCAACATAATGCTCAATTCAGTTTTCTAGTGAATATGATTTTTGAGCATAATCGTTCACATTCAAAGGAGTAGTCAGGTCAGGTCTTGATAGAAGTAGGTAAGAGGGGTGTAAGCTCTGTACAGCAAGAAAACGATTAAATGCACTGCCAGTGATGAGCTTTGGAAATATATTACTACAAGTAGACACATATTTTAATCACAAATCACATTCAACGAAGCTCCAGATGTATGAATTAAGAGATATGGACGCTCTTTGAGCAAGTTGTGTGGCTCTGAAAAGAGCCTTTGGGGGCGCAGGAAATGACGAATAGCTCTACTTAGCCTTGGCTTTCTCGGTCTTCTTGGGCAGCAGAACAGCCTGAATGTTAGGCAACACGCCACCCTGGGCAATCGTGACTCCGCCAAGGAGTTTGTTGAGCTCTTCGTCGTTACGGACCGCCAGCTGCAGATGACGAGGAATGATTCTCGTTTTCTTGTTGTCGCGGGCCGCGTTACCGGCCAGCTCCAGAATCTCGGCAGTCAGGTACTCTAGTACAGCCGCCAGGTAGACGGGAGCACCAGCACCTACTCGCTGAGCATAATTACCTTTACGCAGCAGTCTGTGGACACGGCCCACCGGAAACTGAAGACCGGCACGGGATGAACGACTCTTGGACTTCGCCCTGGTTTTCGCGGATTTACCACgcccagacattttttttactgatgagTTGAAATTTGGATGTAGCTTCAGAAGCGACACGCTTTGTATTTATAAGCAGTTGTGCTGCTCAGCGATTGGCCAGATGATGCGGGAAAACGGTCGTCCAATCAGCAACGAGCTACACACTTCCTGTTTCGACAGTATTTGgttcatactgtatatttactgtatgaTCAGGGCGGGCTAAACTGTTTCTACCGAACTATTAGGGACAATATTATGCAATAACTCTTGCGTTTTCATATTAATCTCCACACATCGTGAGTTTAAAAAGTATGAATCACTGTAAATACATGGTTTTCAGTTAGTGAGCAGAAGGGAATAGATTAAgtcatcaaaaatgtttttatgcgTTCAGAAACTCAGATTGACCTAAAGCCAAATGTGTAATCTACATGGGTGACAGTAATACTGACAAGGTGAGAATTTTCTTTAAAACACATTATTTTGAGTTTAGAAGCAATgtagttttcttgtattttttaaaacatgaaataacaTTGTTCAGCGTtggtcaaacatttttatttctccaCAGGGAAATCTGGCAAGAGTACTTTTAAGTTAGCAAAGCATTAGTATGCATAAACTATATACAGTGCATGTACTCCAAGTACATTTAACCAGCAAACATCTAGCAAACATTTAGAAATGATGTGCCAGACGATAGGTCATCATTGAGCAACTTATCTCGAAATGTGGATCCAAACCATCCCAACATCTTGCTGTTATGTGGGCCATTCTCCACTTTACACAACTGTTAAGTCTCATGTGAAGTCAATtgaataattgtttttaaaaagcaaatgggTCAATTAGATTGTCTGACAATTTATAACAGGGGTTTTGAGAAAAGTATAGAAAAGTATttattgaggagaaaaaaagctcTTTGTAGAAAACAATTGCAtctattttgaggaaaaaagaaagacgcctgatttttgcaagaaaaaaaaaatcaagtttgtATAACCTCTGAGATTTTTGGCAAATTATAGCTTTAAAAAAGATGTGGGTTATTCTTTTAGAAACAAATGAgaggaaaaatatttgaaatagaTCGGTCAATTTAACCATCAACATAACAGCAGGGTAAAAACgcacaaacaaatgaattaGTAAAGTGCTTCATTGGAGTCAAGAAGTCAATCGAACATTATAACAATGCAGTTTGTAAAAAAACTTCTCTATACAGGACATGGGCACTTGTCCGTTGACATCACAGGTGTCGAATTCTTGCAACCTCCCCTCGAACTAACCCATGAAGGCATTTTGGGCTCCACTTCGTCAagacgacaacaaaaaagcctATACGACACGCTTCAAAATTTAGGTGGCCTGGTCCCGCCTTGTGCGCTGGAAATCAGGCGCATTCATGAGCGGGATTAGCATTTTACGTCATAGGGGTCTTCCGTTCATCACGGCGGTCCCCTCAGTGTTCttgaaacaagtaaacaaatcaTCTGACCATGTAGCAAAGAAAGCTGCAAGTCTAAAACAGTCTAATAGCAAAGATAAAGTCTCTTAGAGCTTCTTACACTGTACTTATAGAACATACGTACACATCACTTTAATGCAATTTGCATTGAGGTACTGGGCAATTTGAAAAGTTGCTGGAGCGGATTGGCAGCTGGGAAGGAATTCTGCTGAATGACAATAACACCAAGCAGTATTCGGCTCACAgtgataaggaaaaaaaaaaaaaaagaaagactacCACTACAGTAAatggtaatctttttttttttttttttttaatcctctccAGTGCGGCCTCAACATGACTTGGAACAATAACGATGTAACGTTGCAAGAGAGGATCAGAACAAGATTGGCTTGCCGGCGGTCTTCTCTTGTACGTAAGAGGTGA
Protein-coding regions in this window:
- the LOC127591505 gene encoding histone H3-like produces the protein MARTKQTARKSTGGKAPRKQLATKAARKSAPATGGVKKPHRYRPGTVALREIRRYQKSTELLIRKLPFQRLVREIAQDFKTDLRFQSSAVMALQESSEAYLVGLFEDTNLCAIHAKRVTIMPKDIQLARRIRGERA
- the LOC127591527 gene encoding histone H3-like, yielding MARTKQTARKSTGGKAPRKQLATKAARKSAPATGGVKKPHRYRPGTVALREIRRYQKSTELLIRKLPFQRLVREIAQDFKTDLRFQSSAVMALQESSEAYLVGLFEDTNLCAIHAKRVTIMPKDIQLARRIRGERA
- the LOC127591511 gene encoding late histone H2A.2.2 translates to MSGRGKSAKTRAKSKSRSSRAGLQFPVGRVHRLLRKGNYAQRVGAGAPVYLAAVLEYLTAEILELAGNAARDNKKTRIIPRHLQLAVRNDEELNKLLGGVTIAQGGVLPNIQAVLLPKKTEKAKAK
- the LOC127591515 gene encoding histone H2B-like, producing MPEPLKPAAKKGSKKAVSKATSKTGQKKRKPRKQSYAIYVYKVLKQVHPDTGISSKAMSIMNSFVNDIFERIASEASRLAHYNKRTTITSREIQTAVRLLLPGELAKHAVSEGTKAVTKYTSSK
- the LOC127591522 gene encoding histone H4, with protein sequence MSGRGKGGKGLGKGGAKRHRKVLRDNIQGITKPAIRRLARRGGVKRISGLIYEETRGVLKVFLENVIRDAVTYTEHAKRKTVTAMDVVYALKRQGRTLYGFGG
- the LOC127591513 gene encoding late histone H2A.2.2-like — protein: MSGRGKSSKVRAKARSRSSRAGLQFPVGRVLRLLRRGNYAQRIGAGAPVYLAAVLEYLTAEILELAGNAARDNKKTRIIPRHLQLAVRNDEELNKLLGGVTIAQGGVLPNIQAVLLPKKADKVKAK
- the LOC127591510 gene encoding late histone H2A.2.2-like is translated as MSGRGKSAKSRAKSKSRSSRAGLQFPVGRVHRLLRKGNYARRIGGGAPIYLAAVLEYLTAEILELAGNAARDNKKTRIIPRHLQLAVRNDEELNKLLGGVTIAQGGVLPNIQTVLLPKKTEKAKAK
- the LOC127591518 gene encoding histone H4-like: MHRYTSHLNLVENMSGRGKGGKGLGKGGAKRHRKVLRDNIQGITKPAIRRLARRGGVKRISGLIYEETRGVLKVFLENVIRDAVTYTEHAKRKTVTAMDVVYALKRQGRTLYGFGG